A genomic window from Octopus sinensis unplaced genomic scaffold, ASM634580v1 Contig19321, whole genome shotgun sequence includes:
- the LOC115232091 gene encoding uncharacterized protein LOC115232091 — MPNLALIARFSSNLGFFFNLPTNQNPEIIKDTMGNICKKSAFPHIKIHNDHLNEETLGNISSVDYNDLVGLEDESFDEDIDQEWDEDDVDEYTEENRDEDSDEYFEESDDDLNNN; from the exons ATGCCAAATTTGGCATTGATTGCACGGTTTTCCAGCAATTTAGGGTTTTTCTTCAATCTTCCCACTAATCAAAATCCAGAAATTATCAAAGATACAATGGGGAATATTTGCAAAAAGTCAGCTTTCCcccacataaaaatacacaatgATC ATTTGAATGAGGAAACGCTGGGAAACATCAGCTCTGTAGACTACAATGATCTTGTCGGACTTGAAGACGAGTCTTTTGATGAGGACATAGACCAAGAATGGGATGAAGATGACGTTGACGAGTACACCGAGGAAAATCGAGATGAGGATAGCGATGAGTATTTCGAAGAGAGCGACGATGACTTGAACAACAATTAG
- the LOC115232090 gene encoding radial spoke head protein 9 homolog — protein MDSQTVLVDVEYLGTSGISLPPQIRAALQTSLPILKANNNFNKVEFWGKVEGLNADYYIAQGFRNDLMRNKTVFYRSNPSYEYEVIDKVVGEDGDNEKVEEDRLRSLIKLVDDVAIVPRRAYLATPDKTIVKNRSFEGKNEKSFFSGLTVPEAAQLSNYFYFSDPKEFNVEAVAQRGDYENSWILQFERGSALVTIRSLLWPGYVFYNIPGTCKFGSLYWGLGQKNLDLPFML, from the exons ATGGACTCGCAGACTGTGTTAGTTGATGTTGAATATCTTGGGACAAGCGGAATTTCACTGCCGCCTCAAATAAGAGCAGCCTTGCAAACCTCGTTGCCAATATTAAAAGCAAATAACAATTTTAACAAAGTCGAGTTTTGGGGAAAAGTCGAAGGACTAAACGCAGACTACTACATTGCCCAAGGGTTCAGGAATGACTTGATGAGAAACAAAACCGTTTTCTACAGGTCGA ACCCGAGCTACGAATACGAGGTGATTGACAAAGTCGTAGGGGAGGATGGGGACAACGAGAAAGTG GAAGAAGACCGTCTAAGATCGCTGATTAAACTCGTGGACGACGTGGCAATCGTACCTCGGAGAGCATATCTCGCTACTCCTGATAAAACCATAGTCAAAAACCGTTCTTTCGAGGGTAAAAATGAAAAATCGTTCTTTTCAGGACTGACTGTCCCGGAAGCTGCTCAACTCTCGAACTACTTTTATTTCTCCGATCCAAAGGAGTTCAACGTCGAGGCAGTGGCTCAGCGCGGAGATTACGAAA ATTCCTGGATTCTTCAATTTGAGCGTGGAAGTGCACTTGTGACAATCCGAAGTCTTCTATGGCCCGGATATGTCTTTTACAATATTCCAGGAACCTGCAAATTCGGTAGTCTGTACTGGGGACTCGGACAAAAAAATTTAGACCTCCCATTCATGCTTTAG